The Leptospira andrefontaineae genomic sequence ATCTGATCCTTGGGATGAATAATCCAGGGTATTATTTATATAACCAGATCACTACTTCTTCGTTCTATGCTCTCATCATAGGGAAACTTTTGGACTTCTCTCGCCCTAAGATGGTGGATCTTGCAATTTCTTGCTTGGTGGCAGATGTGGGAATGACAAAGGTCCCCGCGACCATTTCCGAAAAGACGGACCAACTCACTGACGAAGAATACAAATCCATCCTAAAGCATACGATCATAGGTTATCAGGTACTCACCCAAAAGATCAAAATAAAGAATAGTTTGGCAGTCGTGGCTCTACAACACCATGAACGTTTTGATGGAAAAGGTTATCCTCAAAAGATCGCAGCCACTGCAATCGAAGAGAATGCAAGGATCTACGCAATTGCAGATAATTTTTCCGCACTTATCACAAATAGGCCTCATAGACAGAGAGTACTTCCTCATGAGGCAATCAAGTCCATGATCAGTATGGATGTCGGTAAGTTTGATCTAAAAATCGTGCGCACATTCTTGAACCAAGTCTCCTTATATCCTGTGGGTTCTTGCGTGGAACTTTCAGACAAAAGAGTGGGGATCGTTCTGGCGGCAAATGCAGATAAACCTTTAAGACCTTCTATTCGTATTATAAAAGACGAATATGGGACTTTCGTTAGAAATCTGGTTTTGGTGGATCTGGTGAAAGAAAATCATCTCTTCATCGTCAAGGCCCTCGACCTTCAGGAAGCAACAGCAAACTCTTAAAATTTTTTCGGATTTCTTATATTAGGTCCGAAATATTCTCTCCATTTTCCTTTTCCGGGACAGGTCTTTATATGGGACCTGGCTCTAAACGAAAAACACTGAAAGGAAAAGAAGGAGAGAATATTGCAGCAGAACTTCTTAGAGAGCAAGGTCATAGAATTTTAGAAAGGAATTTTAGGATCCAAAAGGGAGAAATCGACATAATCAGCGAGAAAGAAAACGGCAGCTCAGTATTATTTGAGCAGAAACGTTTCCTTTAGAGATCATTTTGTCTCCTTCTCTCTGGCCCTAATTACTGAAAAAAGGGAACTGAAATATTATCTTCATCTATTCTAAAACAATCGTTAAGCGATTTGAAAAACGAGTCGATTTTCGAATTGTCTGCGGGTTCTCAAGGATGAGGACCTTAAATCGTTACAAGGAAGTAACTATGAAAAGCATCCAAATTCTCGGCAACTTGGCCGGGTCCGACCCGTTCGGACCGGACCCAGTGATTCTGAGAAAACGAGGAGTTCCAATCAAGAAGCGGAAATTCGAGGACTATAAGAAGAAGATCGAGGACGAAAACTACATTGATTTCGCAATCGATAAGATCGCTATGGAACTCTCGCATTTCCTGTCAAAGTAACCACAAAAATAAAACCGTCGAAAGAACAAGCTAGGTTACGGCCCTGTTTTCCGGAGACCATCCGGAATTCAGGAAAACAAGGGCCTCCTCCAAATTCCTCAAAAGAACATCCTCCGAACCTTCCAGATCTGCAATCGTTCTCGCTACCTTTCTAAAATGAGCCACTTTACGAATGCTGAACTTTTGATCATGAATTGCTTTCCAAAAGTATATTTCACACTCCTTGGAGAGAGGGATCATTCTTTCTACTTCTTCTCCTCTTAATCTTCCGTTATAGAGTTTTCCAGTTTCTCTAAATAATCTTCTTCGCTGAATATCTGCCGCAGATTGGATGGAGTCTCGGATGGATTTTAGATTTATAGAGACTTTCTCTCCATCCGCATTTCTATAAAAACCTATATGATAGAATATCTCGATCCGATCCAAAAAAGGGCCGTTAAAAGTAGATTGATAGTTTCTAATACTTGCCACGCTGCAGTTACATTCTTTGATTAAGGTTTGGTAATATCCACAGGGACAAGGATTAGTCGCTCCTATAAACAAAAAAGAGGCAGGGTAGGTAATAGAACCCCTGATCCTTGAGATCGTAATTCTACCTTCTTCCATCGGTTCCCGTAATGCTTGTAAATTCCTAGAATGGAATTCTGCAAGTTCATCTAAGAATAATATTCCATTTCCAGCCAGGGAAACTTCTCCCATTTTTAAACTACTAGAACCTCCCACCAGTGAAATATCGGATATAGTGTGATGGGGACTTCTAAATGGTCTGTCTACTTCTGTGTCGGATAGAATCTCTTGTAAGGAACGAATGCCCAATAATTCTATTCCTTCTTTCTCATGGATCTTTGGAAGAAATCCATGAGCCAGTTTTGCAAGCATTGTCTTTCCAGCCCCCGGCGGACCTGACAATAAACAATGATGATATCCCGCACTTGCGATCTGAACCGCTCTTATTGCAGGCAATTGGCTTTTATAGGATTCAAATTTCCAAGGAAGAATTTCGGATCTGATCTTTATCTCACATTTCGGCTCTGGACTCATCTGTCCTTTGGCCAAAGAGACTAAATCTTTTAGATGAGAGATTGTATAGATCGGAAACTTTCCGAGGACAGAAGCCTCCTTTCTATTTTCAAAGGGAACGACAGCAGCTGTAAAACCGGCACTATCCAACCCGGAAAGTATAGGCAGAATTCCCTTCAGTGGTTTTACGGAACCATCCAGTCCGAGCTCACCAAGAAAAAGAAATCGTTCTAGTTTTTCAGAATTAGGTAATTGCTCAGTTAAGTATAAAATCCCGGCAGCGATTGGAAGATCTAAGTATGTCCCTTCTTTTTTTCTTCCTGCAGGAGCAAGATGGACCAGAATATTCTGGAGAGAGTATTCGAATCCGCTGTTCTCAATTGCGATCCTGATCCTATCGGCAGATTCTTTGATGGAAGGGCTGGGAAGTCCCGTTATCATGAACCTGGGAATCCCTCTTTTGATATTGATCTCTACAGATACCGGAAAGGGAAGTATTCCCTCCAAGGACGCTCCCAGAAATTTGGTCAGTTTACATGTCTCCATAACCGGGACAGGTGCGGAAAAATTCAGGCCTCGCGCTTTTTTTCTAAAAACTAGTTTATCACTTCCGGACCTTCAGTAAGTTATGCATGAAATGGTGCGATTCTTCGCTTTTTTACTGGCTCTATTTACCATACAGTGCGGGGCCAGGCTGATCAAAAAAGAGAAGTTATTCGAGATCAACGAGCATTACCAAGATAAGATATATAGTCTCAAAAAAGACACAAAAGTCTCCATGACCGAAACTTTTAAGAAGGGGATGTTGGTCCGAATCTACATCGAATCGACTCCTTCCCTGATTAAAGTGAAATGTTTCCCTGCGGACCAAAAAAGGGAACATGCTATCGGCAGGCTGATTGCTTATCAGGTGAACGATGATTTAGAGAAAAAGACCATCAGTATAGAGGATTTGGATAAGATCGTTGCAAATGAGCTCACGGAATATAAAAAGAAAAAGTAGCCGTCGTTCCCCCCTAGGTTCAAGAAGGCATCCCGGTGCGGCCGATATTAAATATGTGAAACGGACGATTCTTTGCCTTCCCATTATATCCGCCATGATGGCTTCGGCTTTATCGGCCGATCCTCTCAAAAATTACGAAAACGCGATCAACGATTACGCGAATAAGGATTCTTCCTTCTTTACAGATAAGGAAGAACGCAAGATCAAACAATTATTCTCCCAATCCCCGGAAGAATGGGAAGAAGACAAATATTCTTCTCTTAGCTATCATAAAGATAAGTCCAATTTGGAACTTCCTTCTTTCATTAGCATCAATCCTATTGTTTCTTCCAAGATAGTTAGCCAAAGCGGCTTTATTATAAAATCCTATATTGTAAAACCTAAGGATACTTTATTCAGGATCGCTAAATCCTTAAAAACCACTGCTGCTAAAATTTCAGAAGCAAACGGTTTAAACAAAGGTTCGGTTCTAAAAGTAGGGCAAAGTTTAAGTGTTCCTGTAAAAGTAGGAAATGCTTCCCGTCAAAAGATAGAATACAAAAGAGTTTTCATCACACCGGTTTTAGGAGCTAGGTTTTCTTCCAGATACGGAAAGAGAAAGGATCCATTCCACACAGGTGGAGGAGGCTACCATACGGGAATAGATATGGCTGGCCCTCAAGGAGCACCAATCTTAGCTTCCGCAGATGGAGTAGTAAGTTTTGCCGGAGTGAACGGCGGTTACGGAAACTCAGTCATCATAGATCATCCAAACGGCTATAGAACCATGTATGCGCATTGCGCTAAAATTACAGTGGAAGAGGGAACGAAAGTGAAAGCTGGCACGGTCATAGGTGCCGTAGGTCGCACAGGCTCCGCCACAGGTTCCCATCTCCATTTCGAGGTGTTCTATAACGGAAAAAGGATCAATCCTGAGGTGGCACTTAGGAAGACCTTAAAAATTGTTACCAACCTGGACCCAGGCAAGGTAGCGAAACTTTAACCGATCATCTTTCCAAAAGCCGGGACCATTATTTGGATCCGGCTTTTTTAGAATGATTCCGTGAGACTATCCGAAGGGCGCAATGAACGCAATTTTTATCGAATTCAGAAAACATACATTCTATGTTCTGATCCCTGTCGTGATATTTTTTTCCTTCTCTCTGGCATATCTATGTAGAGGGATACTTCTACTTTTTCTGACCCCGAATGTGCAAACAGGTTCCTCCACTTCAGCACCCAGAAGACCGGTCGCAGAGAATTCTATCACCATCGAGATGTCCAAAGAGATGGTAACCGGTTCTTTATTTAGGGGAAGTTTAGCTCCTCCTCCTGGGGAAACTCCTGCTGGTGTAGATGGCAGTCCGGGAGCACCTCCAGATACCGGAGAAGGTGAGGAGATGAGAATTACAGGAACCTTAAGCGGGCACTGGAGTTTTGCACGAGTCACTATTTTAGAAAAAGGGAAACAAAACGCGGAAGAATTCGCGATGGGAGAAGCTGTGGGCGGCTACAAAGTAAAGTCCATTCTTCTGAACCATGTTGTTTTAGAAAAAGGAGGCCAATCTCTCAAAGTCGAGATAGGCCAAACACCGGGAGAAGCAAGGGCTAAACTAGGAGCCCAGGCGGATGTCCCTGGAGGACCACCTGCGGCTGATACAGTTCGTAAAATTCTGTCCAGACAGGACGTGAATAGGAAATTAGCTAACGTGGCTGAACTTTATAAGGGAAAGTTCGGTCCTTATTTGGAAAATAACACGATCGCGGGTTACAAAATATACAGCATAGGCAGCGATCATATTTTTTATTCTTTGGGAGCTAGGACCGGAGACGTGGTGCGACGGGTAAACGGAATGCCCTTAAACGATACGGTGAAAATGATGGAAATATGGAATTCCTTGAAAACGGCCGATAAAGTATCCGTAGACGTAGAGAGAATGGGCAAGATATTGTCCTATGAATTCATCATCCGGAATTAAAGATTAAATGCGCAAAACAGATTTACGATCCAGATATTTGAGAAACGCAACATTTGCGTTTTTACTTCTTCTTTCGGTGAACGAGGGTTTACTCTCCCAAGCCTCCAAAAAAGGTACTAAGAGAAATACGACCCCGTCTGCAGAAGATACAAAGGAAAAAACCTTTTATGCTAACTGGAGAGATACTGAACTTAATGATTTTCTAAAAGGGATGAGCGCAATCCTAAAGAAAAACATTCTCTTGGATGAGAGTTTAAAAGGTAAAAAGATCACAATCATCTCCCAAAGAGAGATCCCTATCAAAAACGCATTTCCTTTCATGAAGGCAGTTTTGGAATCCATGGGATTCGCGATCGTAGAAGAAGTGGACCTGATCACTATCGTAAAATTGAAGGATGCACTTGCCAGATCTCCTTATGTAAGAGTAGGTAAAGAACCTATTCCCGAAACGGAAGCGTTAGATAATCGTATTATTACACAGATCATTCCCGTTGAAAACGTTAAACCGGAAGAATTGGAACCTATCTTAAAAAGATTAACTTCTCCTAATACAGATATTATCGTTTATAGAAATACGAATACGATCGTACTTTCAGGTTCTACCGCTGACATCAATAAACTTCTAACTTTAGTAAATGAGTTGGATGTAAGGCCTGATGAAACCACTCCTGGGGCAGTTGCTTCTGCTGGTGATGTCCATATTTATACGTTAGAATTTAGCGAAGCGGAGAAGATTGCAGCTACTCTGATCAAATTAGATAATCCTATGGTAGGAGATCTTCCTGTTGCAAGCGGTGCACCTGGTGCACCACCTCCTCCTGCGCCTAAAGTAGAAAAGATCAAAGCAGTTGCTCATAAAGAATCCAACTCAGTGATCGTAACCGCGACTGAAGCGGAATGGAATGAGATCCGTAAAATTATCCGAGTTTTAGATTCTGCAAGAAAGCAGGTTCTATTAGAAGTATTGATCGTGGAACTTTCTTCCACTGATACAAATGACTTCGGCATTGACTGGAGATTCCAAGGACAAGGTCCTTATAGCCAGTTCAACTCGGGTCTTGCTAAAGAAGGAAATATCATCAATTCTAGTGGTAGGATCAACCCGAACCTAAACACTTTATCCGGATTCTCTCTCGGTTTCGTCCAAGCAGGTGCACAACAGATCTTAGGTATCTTAAGTGCAAACCAAGGAAACGAGAATTTTAACGTATTATCAGCTCCTCAAGTTCTTACCTTGGACAACCAAGAAGCAGAGATCAACGTTGGACAAGACGTTCCAGTTAGAACCCAAAGCCGTAACGCAGGTTTGGGTGGTGCAAACGCTGTGACAGTGGACAACTATGAATATCGTCCAACAGGTATTAAGTTAAAATTCACTCCTCACGTGAATAAGAACAACCGGATCACTTTAGATCTTTTACAAGAGATCAAAAATATTGCCTCCATCGCTCTTGCCGGAGGAAACCCAACATTCAACAGAAGGGAAGTAAAAACTACGATCACTATCGATAATAGACAAACGATCGTGATCGGGGGTTTGATCTCCAACGATAAACAAAAACGTCTGATCAAGATCCCGTTACTTGGCGATATCCCTTATCTGGGTTGGATCTTCCGTAGAACTACTGAACAGTTAAAAAAGACCAATTTGATGGTTTTTATCACTCCACATATCTTGGATAATCGTGAACTTGCTGATAAGATGACTGTTAAGAAGAAACTACAGCAAGAAAGATATGAAATTGAAAGGGAAAGGGTTCTAAACAAGGAAGCCACCATCAAGGAACGCGGAGAATAATACAGTGAAAACTCTAGGTGATATTCTCGTAGAAGACGGGGTCATATCCGCCAAGGATCTAGAAGACTCTCTCAAACTACAAAAAAAGAATCATTTACCATTAGGGCATATTCTTCAGAAAAAGGGCATCGCAGGAGAAGTAGACGTTCTCAAGGCGATGGCCCGCCTGTACAAAATGGAATTCCGGGAAAAACTGGATTTCAAGGGAATGGAAGAAGTTTACGACCGTATCCCCCTAAAGCTTATCCAAAAAAGTAAAATAGTTCCTTTCGAACTAAATAAGAAGAATGTTAAAATTGCGGTGTCCGATCCTACGGATCTTCACCCGATGGACGATGTACGTTCTGCATTAAAAGAATTTAAAATAGAATTCATACTCGCACCTGAACCGGAAGTGATGAGGCTTATCCACTCCCAGTTCGATACTACATCCGCAGCTGCAAAAGATATGCTGAATGAAATGGAAGGTAGTTTCTCTGAACTCGCAGAAGGTTTTGATAACGAAACA encodes the following:
- a CDS encoding YraN family protein; its protein translation is MGPGSKRKTLKGKEGENIAAELLREQGHRILERNFRIQKGEIDIISEKENGSSVLFEQKRFL
- a CDS encoding YifB family Mg chelatase-like AAA ATPase; this encodes MEGILPFPVSVEINIKRGIPRFMITGLPSPSIKESADRIRIAIENSGFEYSLQNILVHLAPAGRKKEGTYLDLPIAAGILYLTEQLPNSEKLERFLFLGELGLDGSVKPLKGILPILSGLDSAGFTAAVVPFENRKEASVLGKFPIYTISHLKDLVSLAKGQMSPEPKCEIKIRSEILPWKFESYKSQLPAIRAVQIASAGYHHCLLSGPPGAGKTMLAKLAHGFLPKIHEKEGIELLGIRSLQEILSDTEVDRPFRSPHHTISDISLVGGSSSLKMGEVSLAGNGILFLDELAEFHSRNLQALREPMEEGRITISRIRGSITYPASFLFIGATNPCPCGYYQTLIKECNCSVASIRNYQSTFNGPFLDRIEIFYHIGFYRNADGEKVSINLKSIRDSIQSAADIQRRRLFRETGKLYNGRLRGEEVERMIPLSKECEIYFWKAIHDQKFSIRKVAHFRKVARTIADLEGSEDVLLRNLEEALVFLNSGWSPENRAVT
- a CDS encoding general secretion pathway protein GspC produces the protein MNAIFIEFRKHTFYVLIPVVIFFSFSLAYLCRGILLLFLTPNVQTGSSTSAPRRPVAENSITIEMSKEMVTGSLFRGSLAPPPGETPAGVDGSPGAPPDTGEGEEMRITGTLSGHWSFARVTILEKGKQNAEEFAMGEAVGGYKVKSILLNHVVLEKGGQSLKVEIGQTPGEARAKLGAQADVPGGPPAADTVRKILSRQDVNRKLANVAELYKGKFGPYLENNTIAGYKIYSIGSDHIFYSLGARTGDVVRRVNGMPLNDTVKMMEIWNSLKTADKVSVDVERMGKILSYEFIIRN
- a CDS encoding M23 family metallopeptidase, with amino-acid sequence MSSRNIKRKSSRRSPLGSRRHPGAADIKYVKRTILCLPIISAMMASALSADPLKNYENAINDYANKDSSFFTDKEERKIKQLFSQSPEEWEEDKYSSLSYHKDKSNLELPSFISINPIVSSKIVSQSGFIIKSYIVKPKDTLFRIAKSLKTTAAKISEANGLNKGSVLKVGQSLSVPVKVGNASRQKIEYKRVFITPVLGARFSSRYGKRKDPFHTGGGGYHTGIDMAGPQGAPILASADGVVSFAGVNGGYGNSVIIDHPNGYRTMYAHCAKITVEEGTKVKAGTVIGAVGRTGSATGSHLHFEVFYNGKRINPEVALRKTLKIVTNLDPGKVAKL
- the gspD gene encoding type II secretion system secretin GspD, producing MRKTDLRSRYLRNATFAFLLLLSVNEGLLSQASKKGTKRNTTPSAEDTKEKTFYANWRDTELNDFLKGMSAILKKNILLDESLKGKKITIISQREIPIKNAFPFMKAVLESMGFAIVEEVDLITIVKLKDALARSPYVRVGKEPIPETEALDNRIITQIIPVENVKPEELEPILKRLTSPNTDIIVYRNTNTIVLSGSTADINKLLTLVNELDVRPDETTPGAVASAGDVHIYTLEFSEAEKIAATLIKLDNPMVGDLPVASGAPGAPPPPAPKVEKIKAVAHKESNSVIVTATEAEWNEIRKIIRVLDSARKQVLLEVLIVELSSTDTNDFGIDWRFQGQGPYSQFNSGLAKEGNIINSSGRINPNLNTLSGFSLGFVQAGAQQILGILSANQGNENFNVLSAPQVLTLDNQEAEINVGQDVPVRTQSRNAGLGGANAVTVDNYEYRPTGIKLKFTPHVNKNNRITLDLLQEIKNIASIALAGGNPTFNRREVKTTITIDNRQTIVIGGLISNDKQKRLIKIPLLGDIPYLGWIFRRTTEQLKKTNLMVFITPHILDNRELADKMTVKKKLQQERYEIERERVLNKEATIKERGE
- a CDS encoding type II secretion system-associated lipoprotein, whose product is MHEMVRFFAFLLALFTIQCGARLIKKEKLFEINEHYQDKIYSLKKDTKVSMTETFKKGMLVRIYIESTPSLIKVKCFPADQKREHAIGRLIAYQVNDDLEKKTISIEDLDKIVANELTEYKKKK
- a CDS encoding HD-GYP domain-containing protein, with translation MKKLNVSELKPGMRFTKPVYLDKENLFITSNTPITDSDLERLKRFGITEVLTHGDILVIDVDPERLETQLEDFIISTIVDEDLLPLKGIYDNLNRIKVQFSNLYKNTFALVQDVYRKVADDKVFDFGPVREQGEALTDFVRTHNNLSYLILGMNNPGYYLYNQITTSSFYALIIGKLLDFSRPKMVDLAISCLVADVGMTKVPATISEKTDQLTDEEYKSILKHTIIGYQVLTQKIKIKNSLAVVALQHHERFDGKGYPQKIAATAIEENARIYAIADNFSALITNRPHRQRVLPHEAIKSMISMDVGKFDLKIVRTFLNQVSLYPVGSCVELSDKRVGIVLAANADKPLRPSIRIIKDEYGTFVRNLVLVDLVKENHLFIVKALDLQEATANS